Sequence from the Bacillus mesophilus genome:
TAGCCCCTAAAGTGTTTCTCTCCTACTAATGTAGGAGGCACTAAGAAGCGTAGTCTTGTTCTATTTTTTTATTATAACAACCCCACCTAATTATTTCCACCTTTTTGCCCTTTTTAACCCAATTCCACCAAAATCTCCTAATATTCCCGACCCTTTCCTGAGTCACTAATTTCTATTAATTCCTCTGGATAAGGCTCAAAATAGGTTTGACTTAGCAAGTAGTTGTTTTCAAAACGAACAACCCATGATTTTAGAATACTCGTGATACTACTTAACGGTAGCTTTTTTGAACGATACTTTTCTAAGACCTCTTGAAAATACTCTTTTTCCTTTTGACTTAGGTCCTTTTTGAAATAACCCATAATATGTTGACAGACGTTAATATGAGATTGATCTCTTGGTCTACGAGCAAATAAGCGATGAAGCAATTGTTCGTATAATGAAAAAAGTTCCTTTAAGTCACGTTGCTTATGACTAGCAATCACCCTACCTAGTTCTTTTTGTACAGTTTGATTGTAAGCCATAAACAGGTATTTATTATGGGAGTGGAACAAAAGTAGCTCCTGAAAAGGATTTCTCTTAGCTATTACTCTTTTAAAAGTCGAAACAGTAAATAATTTTATAAAAAAGTGCTCACGAATTAAGAAATTATTTAGTCTTCCTTCTTCTTCCATTACAATGAAAGGATCATGATTTATCAGTTCCTGAGCAAATAAACCACTAGACTTTCCAACTACTGGTGATTTCTCTACACCACTATAAACTTTTACGTCCTTCATTCCGCACGTCGGTGACCTACTCTTCATGATACAACCATCAACTTGCTCTAAATGCTTAATGAATGCAGAACTGAACTCATTCATTTTTTCGGTGAGATCCTCTTTAGTTGATGGTTGTACAAGTGTTATTTCACCATTTTCTTCGACCAAGCGAATGGTGTCCCTAGGGACCCCAAGACCAATTCCTACTTCGGGACAGACGGGTATAAAATGGACAAAGGGCTGAAGCCGTTTTATGACTGGATCATGTATGACATCTCCATTGTATCTACACTTTTCAAACTCTAAGCATTTACTTACTACAACGATCGGTTTAACAAACTTAGACATATCATCCCTCTTTTATTCAGTACCCTTAGTTTCAAGTATAAAAGTTCTAAGAATCTCCCTTAAATGTATCTTGAAACTTCTTTAACTCGGGATCTTCTTTTGGAGTGTAATTAAAGCTATTTCTGAATTGATACGGATTTTTAGGGTCCATATCTATTGCGATGCCTATACCCTCGCCAGCAGACGCAGTAGAGTCATTAATAATACTCTCTTGTTCACCATCTGGATGAAACTGATGTGCATGTTTATTTTCTCTTGATTCCTGTGATCTCGTCAATTAAAACACCTCATTTTCAGATATTTAGCATAGAAGTTAGTGTTTCCTATTACAAAATTGACTA
This genomic interval carries:
- a CDS encoding YbgA family protein, producing MSKFVKPIVVVSKCLEFEKCRYNGDVIHDPVIKRLQPFVHFIPVCPEVGIGLGVPRDTIRLVEENGEITLVQPSTKEDLTEKMNEFSSAFIKHLEQVDGCIMKSRSPTCGMKDVKVYSGVEKSPVVGKSSGLFAQELINHDPFIVMEEEGRLNNFLIREHFFIKLFTVSTFKRVIAKRNPFQELLLFHSHNKYLFMAYNQTVQKELGRVIASHKQRDLKELFSLYEQLLHRLFARRPRDQSHINVCQHIMGYFKKDLSQKEKEYFQEVLEKYRSKKLPLSSITSILKSWVVRFENNYLLSQTYFEPYPEELIEISDSGKGREY